TTAAACGCAAATTTATTtggggtatttttttatattaagggGAAGTGCGTTTCAAAGGCGCGCCGCCTGCACGCAGAACGAGTTTGACATGAAGCCAGTTCGATGAGAGGGTATGGATAAAGACATATTGCCCGAAGAGCAGAGCTGACGGTCGCGAgacatattttatgaaatatataaataagtagaaTCATCTAATAAATTGTTTACCTACGTTTGGACAAAAacctccgtagcgaacgaaacgcaactgccactgtcgcactaatatggaagagtgatataaacaaaaagagtatatgatgatgatagaCACAAagcgttgtcgtagcgcaaatcTAAAAGAATTTGTGTATTGATAGCCCGCTTGGGGGAGTGTCTTCATTGAATGATTTATGTTAGTTGTATTTTACAATGCTGTAAAAAGCCCTATCATGACCCTCTACGAGTATAAAGTGTCCGTAAAAAATGAGGAGAGTTCTTACATCATTTTATTGCACTCTGCATCTTCTCTTTCTTTCCTTTTCCTAAGAACATTATCGCTCTCTCGTTTTTCAAATTCAGCGtacataatattgtttatttgtaatttagcCTCTTCTATCTTCTTTTCCTTTTCTTGTATGTctttagtaaattttatttgtatgtctcgTTCCTCCAAAGTTTTTGATTCTACAAGAGCActgcaataaaacatttacttaattttaattccgtgtcttttgctactgacaaagttgtttgaccggctataatTATGGACTAATTCTCTAAATGACTAAATTGCAATTGTAAATCATAGCACCATAGGACTCACCTTAACAGCTCTCTACCATAACCAGTTCTTTCAAAAATCATATTTCGAGCCCTTGTCAAGTTTTCAGCCATATTATCGCGTTTCTCTTTCTTATAGAAAGCTTTGAGTTCTATTATTTCTTCTAATCGAGCTTTCTTGTTCTTCGTAATTACTTTATTGACTTTCCCCTGTGACGAATCTGGCCAGGTGCTGGTCCATTTTCGAGACTGTGCGTTCATAGCTTCGATGTCTACATGACAAGGCGCTTTATGTTCTGTTTCTGGTTTTGCTTGATTTTTAATTCTCTCCCATTCGCTTCTGGGAATCAGTAAAGGCGCCATACGTCCCATATTTTAATAAGTGTTTTAATAACACTCAAAtggtttttttaaagatgtgCCTGCAATTTTAGTAATGAAGTATTGTTTATTAATCTATGTGGCTCTGGATTTACGTAAACATCGCCTGTCATTCATAAAAACTGCTACAGTAATgtgatgatttgattttttgtttacAACCTTACCTATAAATAATTTCACGTACTGGTAGTTTTGTAAACACCGCAGTAGTTTATTGTATTTTGGAgctaaataaaacaacaacacaacaacaacgtTATTACAAGATAGCTTCAGAAACACTCTGAcggattattaaataaataaataaataaaataattttatttcggatacgtagatccataattgttagttACATTTAACTTAGTAAAATAGTGTTAGTGAAATTTCAAACTAATATTAACCTAcagatttattatttaccttGTAATAAGTTTTCAGAAAAGCCACGAAATCAAAACATTTCGATTCCCGGAAAACCTATTAATTCGATCCGTTACATGCGGCAAATTAAAACTTAATGGATTCGTTTTCAGCCATCGctgttgtacaaataaaaaaaaagcacgGCAACTTTATGGAGTGAGATAGGAAATCGAGCGCGGCAGGTCTCGCGCCATTTCAGGCGGGCCGGCCCATTCGTCACTGTCGCCAGAGACGTTATTTGCAGtatatttttgcataaaaatAACTACTACGGCAGGGAACGATGGACAGAGAGAAATTGTAACGAATGAAGGAATTTTACGTTGGCATACCAGTTTATTACGTTTTAGCTCGTATACTTATTAGCAAAACTGAATTCCTATGTTGTTAGccttttgtttgtattttttaaagcattcAGTTCTATTAGGTATTGTCTAATTTTGCAAGCTGTAGCTGTAGTTAGCGTCGCAAGGGACATACTCGTAAGCTTAATAGATGGACACATAGCATGTGATGGTTTGATTCTTAAGTTCCAAGTTACAAGGTAGCCGATTTGGAcacttttaagttttaatagatttacttaataatagtagttatttatttcaaaacggGGCAAAGGTGTTGTTCAtctcctcgtgctaatattgatattcgAGCATGCGAAAGATTTCCCAATTGTAGGTAGCGAGAATATCACAAGGGTTAAACTAATTTTGACCCGCgtgaaacacaatattttacacCAGACCAACACGAAGAAGAAACATTACATATCCGATCCTAATTAATGTTATTTCCAATTAACCTATCATATAAAGTCAtctaaaagtcaattctactaacCAACATGAtgaaacaacttaaaattagCATCAGATTGCCATTGTTGtcgataaaatgcaactttctaatCAGTGTCTAAAGAATACAGAAAGCCTATCGTGTGCCTCAGAAGTCCATCTTTAGCcgttgttattaaaattgagaGCCAGATAAATCACCTCCTTattaaaagttttgttttaaaaagggAGAAAATCCACCAAAGTCATAAattccttaaatataaataaaatgaaaacatctattttattttttgttactcACAAAGCTGCATTCAAAATTACTTTACCCAGAAGCTTATGGGTACTTTAATGAAAATACAAATCACCAAGTTACGACTACCGACGGTGCCATAAAACCTCTGAAACTTCTGCAAGTCGGCGTCATTGTAGAGCGGAGTTGTTTTTATAGGTACCGTGCGATTTGGAGACCTTTTTAAAGACATAATTTTATTGGCAGTGAAGTGGGTCTACTCGACTttagaaatgtttttttgtctTACAAAGGTTACCATACCACTTGCCACTGGTTGAAGCTGAAACAGGTAAATTTTGCATGGAAATTCGGTAGAAAGCTATAAGCATTTTCATTGCCTATAGTTACTTTAGTAGTACCTAAGTCCTGATGGCCGTGCTGCTGCTAAAACAGCAGCTATAATACATTATTTAGTACTTCTTACTTTACACGTCGTACCTAGTATATTTCTGTTTAAGTTACAACAGTTTATGTCTTATGCATGCTCTTGAGAAGAGATGTTTCTAAACGAATACGAGTCGAAGCATTATTTAACCATCTTTACGTATCCAGCCAACGTTAGATTCGTAATAAATTCCATTACTGCAGACGTGAAGCTCAGTACACGGTTGTAGTCCGCATCAAGGCGGGATTCTGTTTCATGAATAAATTTACATGTCACTCACACCGACTTGCCAATCGAATGTATCATATCGGTCCAGGGCTTCGGTGGCTGACAAATAGGGGCGTTAGGTTTAATGTTAATCTTAAATCACATACAAGATAAATTCATGGAATAATCGGTAGCGCCCATCGGGCGAAATAAATTCGATAAGTGATGTAATATTACACTAAATAAGTCAGTCATAGTGACGTTGATCAGTTCATCATATGTGGTTGGTGCAACCGGCACTTAATCTCATTGATTTCCCTACATTTTGGTCTAATCTAACCGTTAAAAGTTTAGCGAAGTGCAATAGCACATATAGTTCAACTATTTGACTTATTTTAAACGGTATAAGGTGCATATTTGCATACACTAAGTGTATAATCACAAGTGCACGATAGAGCAGTGCAGGCGCCACGAGCACTTGACCGGGTCCCTCGCCACTTGAGCGGCAGGTAGTGAACTGCCTAACAAGCTCCATTGTATGACATTGTCTGTTCTACATTTTTCCCTGCCATATTAGTAGAGAGGGAATAAGTACTAGCTTGTTTTTATAATGTcgatttttatttgtacaaaaCCCTATAAGCaagtaaaaagcggc
This Cydia pomonella isolate Wapato2018A chromosome 16, ilCydPomo1, whole genome shotgun sequence DNA region includes the following protein-coding sequences:
- the LOC133526659 gene encoding meiosis-specific nuclear structural protein 1-like; translation: MGRMAPLLIPRSEWERIKNQAKPETEHKAPCHVDIEAMNAQSRKWTSTWPDSSQGKVNKVITKNKKARLEEIIELKAFYKKEKRDNMAENLTRARNMIFERTGYGRELLSALVESKTLEERDIQIKFTKDIQEKEKKIEEAKLQINNIMYAEFEKRESDNVLRKRKEREDAECNKMIAENKKEDAFRAAETEKKNRQEDELLIEKFHQLQIAEEKHDHCLDKEADKMYEEQKKAIKEWREKREALDQVLADLWCKHQDRIRRKEKQVFDQIYKGKHDTGHFKQNYELVQRLQREEDMKYKDFVDKGVKKLEKQ